The following coding sequences are from one Acidobacteriota bacterium window:
- a CDS encoding efflux RND transporter permease subunit — translation MFLSNLSIKKPVFATVLMLALVTLGIFSYRRLAIDMFPDVEIPVLSIFTRFPGASPETVEREVTKKLEQAVNPISGVKHVFSTSREGLSTVIVEFNLEVKINDAAQDARSKISAIRNDLPQGIEEPVIQKLDIGGMAVVSLAVRSDAMTPRELTTLVDRRVKRRLENLPGVGKVDLVGGSKREVSVDLDRARLDALGLGVDEVVAGLSGENVNTPLGRLDGGGQELPVRVSGKPKEVPGFKSMVVATRGGVAVTLGEVADVRDGVEERRKLALVNGVPAVALDVFKQSKANTVGVVEAVTREIDRLRIELPPSVEIQLVRDGSVMIKESVHDVTNTLILGGVLTVLIVFCFLNSWRSTVITGLTLPISVISSFIAMYFLGMTLNVMTLMALSLAIGLLIDDAIVVRENIVRHLEKGQDHMSAARDGTAEIGLAVLATSLSIIAVFVPVAFMKGIMGRFFFQFGMTVAFAVLVSLFVSFTLDPMLSSRWVDPDVERKGERSAVARVLDRFNGWFDRTADRYRALVGWALDHRRTVLGLAAAAFFGGLFLFGTLQSEFMVNADQAEFQVKFKTAPDASFEETRGRMGAVLAELKKMPEVKHTYASIGAGETGTVRDARVYVKLVEAKERKKHATVLAAEARRRIAPIAGIIPSVEIQTDEFAEKPIMVSIRGEEIPLLKKYAAQLKEAVYGVPGIVDVEMTLELDLPEYRLVVDRERASDAGLSTPAIARTIGALVGGQTVTTYEDEEGEAVDVRVRLPLAMRRDVSQIGELRIAVPGGKRAPALVPLSELVRAERATTPSEISRRDLSREVLLTANLDGVPLGTAVQKIREASGKIPMAPGYRIYFPGEAERMEESFGYMAEALLLAVVFVYLILAAQFESFIEPLSIMLSLPLSIVGMAGMLALTGDTVNIMSLIGLILLMGLVTKNAILLVDYTKVLRAQGMDRRTALVTAGRTRLRPIMMTTLAMIFGMLPLALGLGQGAEMRSPMGRAVIGGLITSTVLTLLVVPVVYTLFDDFAAWIHRRWAKANAEAGGAHGSAAAAKTAASVLLAVSLLAPAGRASAGAGEPAAPTSPRVLTLEDAVAIATDKNRDVEKARSYQEWVRGKYVEERAAALPIISAEAGWARSWDGTYAALTGGLFPSGQTTQAAGLTLSQTLFAWGKVGAAVRAAKQGIAAAADQLEHFRQAAVRDVTEAFYDVLLARRLAEISKETLRLREQQLAQAEQRHALGTATDYDVLAARVALDNQKPEVLRSANLVLIALDRLRLVLAEETAALDVTGALESGTQEIPSFDAAVKTALERRPDVKGLEHGVGVYREFVKIRNADDKPRLDLRANAGWTWFEAEPIAVDGQKWGIGVAFSFPFFDGLATRGRVIQARSDLTRAELDLAKLRDGINVEVRTVLDQAKVAGEIVAALSGNVDQARRFLEMSEKGQEFGVKTRLEVDDALVNVRQAEGNLAKAKRDYLVALTNLRYVQGTL, via the coding sequence ATGTTCCTCTCGAACCTCTCCATCAAAAAGCCGGTCTTCGCGACCGTGCTCATGCTCGCCCTCGTGACGCTCGGCATCTTTTCGTACCGGCGCCTCGCGATCGACATGTTCCCGGACGTCGAGATCCCGGTCCTCTCCATCTTCACGCGGTTCCCGGGCGCCTCGCCCGAGACGGTCGAGCGCGAGGTCACGAAGAAGCTCGAGCAGGCGGTCAACCCGATCTCGGGCGTCAAGCACGTCTTCTCGACCTCGCGCGAGGGGCTCTCGACGGTCATCGTCGAGTTCAACCTCGAGGTGAAGATCAACGACGCGGCGCAGGACGCGCGCTCGAAGATCTCGGCGATCCGGAACGATCTCCCTCAGGGAATCGAAGAGCCGGTCATCCAGAAGCTCGACATCGGCGGGATGGCGGTGGTGTCGCTCGCGGTGAGGTCCGACGCGATGACCCCGCGCGAGCTGACGACGCTCGTCGACCGCAGGGTCAAGCGCCGCCTCGAGAACCTTCCGGGCGTGGGCAAGGTCGACCTCGTGGGCGGGAGCAAGCGCGAGGTGAGCGTCGACCTCGACCGGGCGCGGCTCGACGCGCTCGGCCTCGGCGTGGACGAGGTCGTCGCCGGGCTCTCCGGCGAGAACGTGAACACGCCCCTCGGCCGGCTCGACGGGGGCGGCCAGGAGCTGCCGGTGCGCGTCTCGGGCAAGCCGAAGGAGGTGCCGGGCTTCAAGTCGATGGTCGTCGCGACGCGCGGCGGCGTCGCCGTGACGCTCGGGGAGGTCGCCGACGTGAGGGACGGCGTCGAGGAGCGGCGCAAGCTCGCGCTCGTCAACGGCGTGCCGGCCGTCGCGCTCGACGTCTTCAAGCAGAGCAAGGCGAACACCGTCGGCGTCGTCGAGGCCGTCACGCGCGAGATCGACCGCCTCCGGATCGAGCTTCCGCCGTCCGTCGAGATCCAGCTCGTGAGGGACGGCTCCGTGATGATCAAGGAGTCCGTCCACGACGTCACGAACACGCTGATTCTCGGCGGCGTCCTCACCGTCCTCATCGTCTTCTGCTTCCTCAACTCGTGGCGGTCGACCGTCATCACGGGCCTCACGCTCCCGATCTCCGTCATCTCGTCGTTCATCGCGATGTACTTCCTCGGGATGACGCTGAACGTCATGACGCTGATGGCGCTGTCTCTGGCCATCGGCCTCCTGATCGACGACGCGATCGTCGTCCGCGAGAACATCGTGAGGCACCTCGAGAAGGGGCAGGACCACATGTCGGCCGCCCGCGACGGCACGGCGGAGATCGGGCTCGCGGTTCTCGCGACGAGCCTCTCGATCATCGCGGTCTTCGTCCCGGTCGCGTTCATGAAGGGCATCATGGGCCGCTTCTTCTTCCAGTTCGGGATGACGGTCGCGTTCGCGGTCCTCGTCTCCCTCTTCGTCTCCTTCACGCTCGACCCGATGCTCTCGTCGCGCTGGGTGGACCCGGACGTCGAGCGGAAAGGGGAACGCAGCGCGGTGGCGCGCGTCCTCGACCGCTTCAACGGCTGGTTCGACCGCACGGCCGACCGGTACCGGGCGCTCGTCGGATGGGCCCTCGACCACCGCCGGACCGTCCTCGGCCTCGCGGCCGCCGCGTTCTTCGGCGGGCTGTTCCTGTTCGGGACGCTCCAGAGCGAGTTCATGGTCAACGCGGACCAGGCCGAGTTCCAGGTCAAGTTCAAGACGGCCCCGGACGCGTCGTTCGAGGAGACGCGCGGCCGGATGGGCGCCGTGCTCGCCGAGCTGAAGAAAATGCCCGAGGTCAAGCACACCTACGCCTCGATCGGCGCGGGCGAGACCGGCACCGTCCGTGATGCGCGCGTCTACGTCAAGCTCGTCGAGGCGAAGGAGCGGAAGAAGCACGCGACGGTCCTCGCGGCCGAGGCCCGCAGGCGGATCGCCCCGATCGCCGGGATCATCCCGTCGGTCGAGATCCAGACCGACGAGTTCGCCGAGAAGCCGATCATGGTGTCGATCCGCGGCGAGGAGATCCCGCTCCTGAAGAAGTACGCCGCGCAGCTGAAGGAAGCGGTTTACGGGGTGCCCGGCATCGTCGACGTGGAGATGACGCTCGAGCTCGACCTGCCCGAATACCGGCTCGTCGTGGACCGCGAGCGCGCTTCGGACGCGGGCCTCTCGACGCCCGCGATCGCCCGGACGATCGGCGCGCTCGTCGGCGGGCAGACCGTGACGACGTACGAGGACGAGGAGGGCGAGGCGGTCGACGTGAGGGTCCGCCTCCCGCTCGCGATGCGCCGCGACGTCTCGCAGATCGGGGAGCTGAGGATCGCGGTCCCGGGCGGGAAGAGGGCTCCCGCTCTCGTCCCGCTCTCGGAGCTCGTCCGGGCCGAGAGGGCGACGACGCCCTCGGAGATCTCGCGCCGCGACCTCTCGCGCGAGGTCCTCCTCACCGCGAACCTCGACGGGGTCCCGCTCGGAACGGCCGTCCAGAAGATCCGGGAGGCCTCCGGGAAAATTCCGATGGCCCCCGGCTACCGGATCTACTTCCCGGGCGAGGCCGAACGGATGGAGGAGAGCTTCGGGTACATGGCCGAGGCGCTTCTTCTCGCGGTCGTCTTCGTCTACCTCATCCTCGCGGCCCAGTTCGAGTCGTTCATCGAGCCGCTCTCGATCATGCTGTCGCTCCCGCTGTCGATCGTCGGGATGGCGGGAATGCTCGCGCTGACGGGCGACACCGTGAACATCATGTCGCTCATCGGGCTCATCCTCCTGATGGGCCTCGTCACGAAGAACGCGATTCTCCTCGTCGATTACACGAAGGTGCTCCGCGCTCAGGGGATGGACCGCCGGACCGCGCTCGTCACCGCGGGAAGGACGCGGCTCCGCCCGATCATGATGACGACGCTCGCGATGATCTTCGGGATGCTCCCGCTCGCCCTCGGCCTCGGCCAGGGGGCCGAGATGCGCTCCCCGATGGGGCGCGCCGTCATCGGCGGCCTGATCACGTCGACGGTTCTCACGCTCCTCGTCGTCCCCGTCGTCTACACGCTCTTCGACGACTTCGCCGCGTGGATCCACCGGCGCTGGGCGAAGGCGAACGCCGAGGCCGGGGGCGCGCACGGGTCCGCGGCCGCTGCGAAGACCGCGGCGTCGGTGCTGCTCGCCGTCTCTCTCCTCGCCCCGGCCGGGCGCGCCTCCGCGGGCGCGGGGGAGCCCGCGGCCCCAACGTCGCCCCGGGTCCTGACGCTCGAGGACGCCGTGGCGATCGCCACGGACAAGAACCGCGACGTCGAGAAGGCAAGGAGCTACCAGGAATGGGTCCGCGGGAAATACGTCGAGGAGCGCGCCGCCGCGCTCCCGATCATCTCGGCCGAGGCCGGCTGGGCGCGTTCGTGGGACGGGACGTACGCGGCGCTGACCGGGGGCCTCTTTCCGTCGGGCCAGACGACGCAGGCCGCCGGCCTCACGCTGTCCCAGACGCTCTTCGCGTGGGGCAAGGTGGGCGCGGCCGTCCGCGCCGCCAAGCAGGGGATCGCGGCGGCGGCGGACCAGCTCGAGCACTTCCGGCAGGCCGCCGTGCGCGACGTCACCGAGGCCTTCTACGACGTCCTCCTCGCGCGAAGGCTCGCTGAGATCTCGAAAGAGACGCTCCGGCTGAGAGAGCAGCAGCTCGCGCAGGCCGAGCAGCGGCACGCGCTCGGCACGGCGACGGACTACGACGTCCTCGCGGCGCGCGTCGCGCTCGACAACCAGAAACCCGAGGTGCTCCGCAGCGCGAACCTCGTCCTGATCGCCCTCGACCGCCTGAGGCTCGTCCTCGCGGAGGAGACCGCGGCCCTCGACGTGACGGGGGCGCTCGAATCCGGGACGCAGGAGATCCCGTCGTTCGACGCCGCGGTCAAGACGGCGCTCGAGCGCCGGCCGGACGTGAAGGGGCTCGAGCACGGCGTCGGGGTCTACCGCGAGTTCGTGAAGATCCGGAACGCCGACGACAAGCCCCGGCTGGACCTGCGCGCGAACGCCGGATGGACGTGGTTCGAGGCGGAGCCGATCGCGGTCGACGGGCAGAAGTGGGGGATCGGGGTCGCCTTCTCCTTCCCCTTCTTCGACGGCCTCGCGACGCGCGGCCGGGTCATCCAGGCCCGCAGCGACCTGACGCGCGCGGAGCTCGACCTCGCCAAGCTGCGCGACGGGATCAACGTCGAGGTTCGGACGGTGCTCGACCAGGCGAAGGTCGCCGGCGAGATCGTGGCCGCCCTCTCGGGGAACGTGGACCAGGCCCGGCGCTTTCTCGAGATGTCCGAGAAGGGGCAGGAGTTCGGCGTGAAGACGCGCCTCGAGGTCGACGACGCCCTCGTGAACGTGCGCCAGGCCGAGGGCAACCTCGCCAAGGCGAAACGGGACTACCTCGTCGCGCTCACGAACCTGAGGTACGTGCAGGGAACGCTCTGA
- a CDS encoding ABC transporter permease, which produces MLIGELLRVAWKAVTAHKLRSFLTLLGVIIGVMTVVAVVAVISGLNNYVATKIFSLSPDVYAVTRWGIITSREEFLAALKRKPLNKSEVEQVMRLAKNAEKIGASSGTTRLARYEGRKLSDVQISGTTANIAEIRNLDLESGRFFTEMENEHRSFVAVIGSDVKDELFPRLDPLGRTFTLNGIPFQVIGVLAKQGSVLGQSQDTVVYIPRETLCKAWGKNRNINILVQAKGGVPGVPASMDEMRAIFRALRHTDPKAPDPISFVNADAIQVVWKAITAAAFALLVFISGISLVVGAIVIANIMLVSVIERTKEIGLRLAVGARKRDVLFQFLLEAGLLALGGGVLGVFFGWVIAICVDAFTPLPTLVTPGLVISGLVLATLTGVIAGVFPAIKASRLTPIEALRFE; this is translated from the coding sequence ATGCTGATCGGGGAGCTCCTGCGCGTCGCCTGGAAGGCGGTCACGGCGCACAAGCTCCGCTCGTTCCTGACGCTTCTCGGCGTCATCATCGGCGTCATGACCGTCGTCGCCGTCGTGGCGGTCATCTCGGGCCTCAACAACTACGTTGCGACGAAGATCTTCTCCCTCTCGCCCGACGTCTACGCCGTCACGCGCTGGGGGATCATCACGTCGCGCGAGGAGTTCCTCGCCGCGCTCAAGCGCAAGCCGCTGAACAAGTCCGAGGTCGAGCAGGTGATGCGGCTCGCGAAGAACGCCGAGAAGATCGGGGCCTCCTCCGGGACGACGCGCCTCGCGCGCTACGAGGGCCGCAAGCTCTCGGACGTCCAGATCTCGGGCACGACCGCGAACATCGCGGAGATCCGGAACCTCGACCTCGAATCCGGCCGCTTCTTCACGGAGATGGAGAACGAGCACCGCTCGTTCGTCGCCGTGATCGGCTCGGACGTCAAGGACGAGCTCTTCCCGCGCCTCGACCCGCTGGGCCGCACCTTCACGCTGAACGGAATTCCGTTCCAGGTCATCGGGGTGCTCGCGAAGCAGGGCTCGGTGCTCGGCCAGAGCCAGGACACCGTCGTCTACATCCCGCGCGAGACGCTCTGCAAGGCCTGGGGCAAGAACCGGAACATCAACATCCTCGTCCAGGCCAAGGGCGGCGTCCCGGGCGTGCCGGCTTCCATGGACGAGATGAGAGCCATCTTCCGCGCGCTGAGGCACACGGACCCGAAGGCGCCGGACCCGATCTCCTTCGTGAACGCGGACGCGATCCAGGTCGTCTGGAAGGCGATCACGGCCGCCGCGTTCGCGCTCCTCGTCTTCATCAGCGGAATCTCGCTCGTCGTGGGCGCAATCGTGATCGCGAACATCATGCTCGTCTCGGTCATCGAGCGGACGAAGGAGATCGGGCTGCGCCTCGCGGTGGGGGCGCGCAAGCGCGACGTCCTCTTCCAGTTCCTGCTCGAGGCGGGCCTTCTCGCTCTCGGAGGCGGCGTCCTCGGCGTCTTCTTCGGGTGGGTCATCGCGATCTGCGTGGACGCGTTCACGCCGCTGCCGACGCTCGTGACGCCCGGCCTCGTCATCTCGGGCCTCGTCCTCGCCACGCTCACGGGCGTGATCGCGGGCGTCTTCCCGGCGATCAAGGCCTCGCGCCTGACGCCGATCGAGGCCCTGAGGTTCGAATGA
- a CDS encoding ABC transporter permease produces MTARVMDALRRILAENLRFALIALRAHKLRAFLTMVGIVIGVWTVIGMVSLVTGFDRSQTEAFSSFGTTLVQFQKFEPRFGPGHRSEEERKRRDLTIEDAQALRDLCPSILAVSPERYMWRPSQVKANGVEANSPQVAGVNQDYAICNNWEIKDGRNITETDVLHATDVAVVGQDVIESLFKGKDPLGQILTINGRRAQVVGTFAKKGSSGFGGQPDNVVVIPISTFDRHFPETKNSHDDTIHIATIPRSPELVDRVIEEGTAVLRARRKVPFNAPNDFAIFTAEKMLAQMQAVTNAISGVMVLIAAIALLVGGVGVMNIMLVSVTERTKEIGLRKSVGALRRDISLQFLTEAMMLTALGGAAGVLLGMLTSLIVKNVSSLRTETPLWSILLGLGVSVSIGLFFGIYPAMKAARLNPIDALRYE; encoded by the coding sequence ATGACGGCGCGCGTCATGGACGCCCTCCGGCGCATCCTCGCGGAGAACCTCCGGTTCGCCCTGATCGCGCTCCGTGCCCACAAGCTGCGCGCGTTCCTCACGATGGTCGGCATCGTGATCGGCGTCTGGACCGTCATCGGGATGGTCTCGCTCGTGACGGGATTCGACCGCTCGCAGACCGAGGCGTTCTCGTCCTTCGGGACGACGCTCGTCCAGTTCCAGAAGTTCGAGCCGCGCTTCGGCCCCGGCCACCGCTCCGAGGAGGAGCGCAAGCGGCGGGATCTCACGATCGAGGACGCCCAGGCCCTCCGCGATCTCTGCCCGTCGATCCTCGCGGTCTCGCCCGAGCGGTACATGTGGCGCCCGTCGCAGGTGAAGGCGAACGGCGTCGAGGCGAACTCCCCGCAGGTCGCGGGCGTCAACCAGGACTATGCGATCTGCAACAACTGGGAGATCAAAGACGGACGGAACATCACGGAGACGGACGTCCTTCACGCGACGGACGTCGCGGTGGTCGGTCAGGACGTCATCGAGTCCCTCTTCAAGGGCAAGGACCCGCTCGGCCAGATCCTGACGATCAACGGCCGGCGCGCCCAGGTCGTGGGCACGTTCGCGAAGAAGGGCTCCTCGGGCTTCGGCGGGCAGCCCGACAACGTCGTCGTGATCCCGATCTCGACGTTCGACCGCCACTTTCCCGAGACGAAGAACTCGCACGACGACACGATCCACATCGCGACGATCCCGCGCTCGCCCGAGCTCGTGGACCGCGTCATCGAGGAGGGCACGGCCGTCCTCCGGGCGCGGCGCAAGGTGCCGTTCAACGCGCCGAACGACTTCGCGATCTTCACCGCCGAGAAGATGCTCGCCCAGATGCAGGCGGTCACGAACGCGATCTCGGGCGTCATGGTCCTCATCGCGGCGATCGCGCTCCTCGTGGGCGGCGTCGGCGTCATGAACATCATGCTCGTCTCCGTCACGGAGCGAACGAAGGAGATCGGGCTCCGGAAGTCCGTCGGGGCTCTCCGGCGCGACATCTCGCTCCAGTTCCTCACGGAGGCGATGATGCTGACGGCCCTCGGCGGGGCGGCGGGCGTCCTCCTCGGCATGCTCACGTCGCTCATCGTCAAGAACGTCTCGAGCCTCCGGACCGAGACGCCGCTCTGGAGCATCCTCCTCGGCCTCGGCGTCTCGGTGTCGATCGGTCTCTTCTTCGGGATCTACCCCGCGATGAAGGCCGCGCGCCTCAATCCGATCGACGCCCTGAGGTACGAGTAG
- a CDS encoding efflux RND transporter periplasmic adaptor subunit, producing MSTRIKAAIGIGVVAILAVVIWASIARKDKNTVRVTTAKVGKVPLVSTVSCNGRVRAKTKVDISSQVMGQIVTLAVREGDHVKKGDLLLQIDKAQYDAGAQATQAGLDALFAQRESDRATREQAERDYAREQKNFEAKITSEQALQKAKLSLDAAAANERATERRIEQARANLMGNKDSLRKTTLTSPIDGVVTARPVEQGENAIIGTMNNPGTVLLTVSDMSIVEGEMEVDETDVPHVKIGQKATLTFDAYVDKKFEGKVTEMGGSPITKSALGTDSSAVNFKVKVQVTNPPGNIRPGFSVSGKIETDRREAALAIPIPALVVADPASLERPKPGKKDDKPAAGAAASTTAAAPAASAAAGSAEKKKDVEGVFVVTKAGTVEFKKIKTGINADLQTEVVEGLAEGDEIVTGPFKALRQLKIGDKVKVDNSAPAADAAKKS from the coding sequence ATGAGCACGCGGATCAAGGCGGCGATCGGGATCGGGGTCGTCGCGATCCTGGCCGTCGTCATCTGGGCGTCGATCGCCCGCAAGGACAAGAACACGGTGCGGGTCACGACCGCGAAGGTCGGCAAGGTTCCGCTCGTCTCGACCGTGAGCTGCAACGGCCGCGTTCGCGCCAAGACGAAGGTCGACATCTCGTCGCAGGTCATGGGACAGATCGTGACGCTGGCGGTCCGGGAGGGCGACCACGTCAAGAAGGGCGACCTCCTTCTCCAGATCGACAAGGCCCAGTACGACGCCGGCGCGCAGGCGACTCAGGCGGGCCTCGACGCCCTGTTCGCCCAGCGGGAGTCCGACCGCGCCACGCGCGAGCAGGCCGAGCGCGACTACGCGCGCGAGCAGAAGAACTTCGAGGCGAAGATCACGTCCGAGCAGGCGCTTCAGAAGGCGAAGCTGTCGCTCGACGCGGCCGCCGCGAACGAGCGGGCCACCGAGCGGCGCATCGAGCAGGCGCGCGCGAACCTCATGGGAAACAAGGACAGCCTCCGGAAAACGACGCTCACTTCGCCGATCGACGGTGTCGTGACCGCCCGCCCGGTCGAGCAGGGCGAGAACGCCATCATCGGGACGATGAACAACCCCGGCACCGTGCTCCTGACCGTGTCGGACATGTCGATCGTCGAGGGCGAGATGGAGGTCGACGAGACCGACGTCCCGCACGTGAAGATCGGCCAGAAGGCGACGCTCACGTTCGACGCGTACGTGGACAAGAAGTTCGAGGGGAAGGTCACGGAGATGGGCGGCAGCCCGATCACGAAGTCCGCGCTCGGAACGGACTCGTCGGCCGTGAACTTCAAGGTCAAGGTCCAGGTCACGAACCCGCCCGGGAACATCCGGCCCGGTTTCTCGGTGTCCGGCAAGATCGAGACGGACCGCCGCGAAGCCGCCCTCGCCATCCCGATCCCGGCGCTCGTCGTCGCGGACCCGGCCTCTCTCGAGAGGCCCAAGCCCGGCAAGAAGGACGACAAGCCCGCCGCAGGCGCGGCCGCGTCGACCACGGCGGCGGCCCCGGCTGCTTCGGCGGCGGCGGGGTCCGCGGAGAAGAAGAAGGACGTCGAGGGCGTCTTCGTCGTGACGAAGGCGGGCACCGTCGAGTTCAAGAAGATCAAGACGGGCATCAACGCCGACCTCCAGACCGAGGTCGTCGAAGGCCTCGCGGAAGGCGACGAGATCGTGACGGGTCCGTTCAAGGCACTCCGGCAGCTCAAGATCGGCGACAAGGTCAAGGTCGACAACTCCGCGCCCGCGGCCGACGCCGCGAAGAAGTCCTGA
- a CDS encoding haloacid dehalogenase-like hydrolase: MSAARAPRPRLVLFDIDGTLLSGGRAARTVFAGALTEVFGTCGDVETFAFEGKLDPMIVRELLLAAGVPEETVLRRRAEALALYLDRLEAALASERPVLKPGVAAVLDGVARSGGAVPALLTGNVERGARIKLSAVGLWDRFAFGAFGDEAPRREDLGPVALEKARQLGHAFTGSDCVVVGDAPQDVACALALGARIVAVATGRTPAGRLAEAGAVVVLPDLSDTSRALEAILG, translated from the coding sequence GTGAGCGCCGCCCGCGCGCCGCGCCCGCGGCTCGTCCTCTTCGACATCGACGGGACGCTCCTCTCGGGCGGCCGGGCGGCGCGCACGGTCTTCGCGGGAGCCCTGACGGAAGTCTTCGGGACGTGCGGCGACGTCGAGACGTTCGCGTTCGAAGGCAAGCTCGACCCGATGATCGTGAGGGAGCTCCTCCTCGCGGCGGGCGTCCCGGAGGAGACCGTGCTGCGCCGCCGGGCCGAGGCGCTCGCGCTGTACCTCGACCGTCTCGAGGCCGCGCTCGCCTCGGAGCGGCCGGTTCTCAAGCCCGGCGTCGCGGCCGTCCTGGATGGCGTCGCGCGCTCCGGCGGCGCCGTCCCGGCACTCCTCACGGGAAACGTCGAGCGCGGGGCGCGCATCAAGCTTTCGGCCGTCGGCCTCTGGGACCGATTCGCGTTCGGGGCGTTCGGCGACGAAGCGCCGCGCCGCGAGGACCTCGGCCCCGTGGCCCTCGAGAAGGCCCGCCAGCTGGGCCACGCGTTCACCGGCTCCGACTGCGTCGTGGTCGGCGACGCGCCGCAGGACGTCGCCTGCGCTCTCGCGCTCGGCGCGCGCATCGTCGCCGTCGCGACGGGCAGGACGCCCGCCGGACGGCTCGCTGAGGCGGGCGCCGTCGTCGTCCTCCCCGACCTCTCCGACACGTCCCGTGCCCTGGAGGCCATCCTTGGTTGA
- a CDS encoding DUF971 domain-containing protein, which yields MAVIPKDVQVLGDELAIVWADGAETYQKLTDLRRLCPCASCQGEGDLLGRIYKPPEKPLTQESYVVKGTSPVGGYALQIFWGDGHADGLYTYARLKAWGENPPDLPPVTAFPLLPTV from the coding sequence GTGGCCGTGATCCCGAAAGACGTGCAGGTCCTCGGCGACGAGCTCGCGATCGTGTGGGCCGACGGCGCCGAGACGTACCAGAAACTCACCGACCTCAGGCGCCTCTGCCCGTGCGCCTCGTGCCAGGGCGAGGGGGATCTCCTCGGCCGGATCTACAAGCCCCCGGAGAAGCCGCTCACGCAGGAGTCGTACGTCGTCAAGGGCACGTCGCCGGTGGGCGGCTACGCGCTCCAGATCTTCTGGGGCGACGGGCACGCCGACGGGCTCTACACCTACGCGCGGCTGAAGGCCTGGGGCGAGAACCCGCCCGACCTGCCGCCTGTCACGGCTTTCCCGCTGCTCCCGACGGTCTGA
- a CDS encoding DUF4136 domain-containing protein, translating into MSTKRASLAILAVLASLAFASAAHAGTKVKESWADPQFGKMKFKNVLAIVATKDASLRRTAEDEICKNVVKTACTRGYTILSEADAGDKEKAVAAIKAGGFDGVVLLRSLGGDGGMSREAGAARPTYYWTFYTYYGYWGTSWGVPYVAANTSYTKTQTFITLETNIYDMTTDKLVWGGSTETKNPDSARELVRDVTKAVRKDLKAKGLVD; encoded by the coding sequence ATGTCGACAAAACGCGCATCCCTCGCGATCCTCGCCGTCCTCGCCTCCCTCGCTTTCGCCTCCGCCGCGCACGCCGGCACGAAGGTCAAGGAGAGCTGGGCCGACCCGCAGTTCGGCAAGATGAAGTTCAAGAACGTCCTCGCGATCGTCGCGACGAAGGACGCGTCCCTCCGCCGCACGGCCGAGGACGAGATCTGCAAGAACGTCGTGAAGACGGCGTGCACGCGCGGCTACACGATCCTCTCCGAGGCGGACGCCGGCGACAAGGAGAAGGCGGTCGCGGCGATCAAGGCGGGCGGCTTCGACGGCGTGGTCCTCCTCCGCTCCCTCGGCGGGGACGGCGGAATGTCGCGCGAGGCCGGCGCCGCCCGCCCGACGTACTACTGGACGTTCTACACGTACTACGGCTACTGGGGCACGAGCTGGGGCGTCCCGTACGTCGCCGCGAACACGAGCTACACGAAGACGCAGACCTTCATCACGCTCGAAACCAACATCTACGACATGACGACCGACAAGCTCGTCTGGGGAGGCTCGACCGAGACCAAGAACCCCGACTCGGCCCGGGAGCTCGTCCGGGACGTCACGAAAGCCGTTCGCAAGGACCTGAAGGCCAAGGGCCTCGTCGACTAG
- a CDS encoding SDR family oxidoreductase, giving the protein MPLFLEGQTAIVTGGGRGIGRAIALAFAREGATVALASRSADEVERTAAEIRSSGGRALAVPTDVTSRAAVEALVARTLEETRRIDVVVNNAGVFVWRAFAKLEEDDWDRILDTNLKASYLLARAALPALSASGHGRVVNVASIHGSVGEANVVAHCAAKFGLVGLTKALAAELRGVGVTVNAVSPGATDNKSLDLDPPAHAEPLKEKLHARDVAEAVLFLVSPAAATISGAVLDVWGGTSVAIRT; this is encoded by the coding sequence ATGCCCCTCTTTCTCGAAGGTCAGACGGCGATCGTCACGGGCGGCGGGCGCGGGATCGGGCGCGCAATCGCCCTTGCGTTCGCGCGCGAAGGGGCGACGGTCGCGCTCGCGTCCCGTTCCGCCGACGAGGTCGAACGGACGGCGGCCGAGATCCGCTCGAGCGGCGGGCGGGCCCTGGCGGTCCCCACGGACGTGACGTCCCGGGCCGCCGTCGAGGCTCTCGTGGCGCGGACGCTGGAGGAGACACGGCGCATCGACGTCGTCGTGAACAACGCGGGCGTCTTCGTGTGGCGGGCGTTCGCGAAGCTCGAGGAGGACGACTGGGACCGGATCCTCGACACGAACCTCAAGGCCAGCTACCTGCTCGCGCGGGCGGCGCTCCCGGCGCTCTCGGCGTCGGGGCATGGCCGCGTCGTGAACGTCGCGTCGATCCACGGCTCCGTGGGCGAGGCGAACGTCGTCGCGCACTGCGCGGCGAAGTTCGGGCTCGTCGGGCTCACGAAGGCCCTCGCGGCCGAGCTGCGCGGCGTCGGCGTCACGGTGAACGCCGTCAGCCCCGGCGCGACGGACAACAAGAGCCTCGATCTCGACCCGCCCGCCCACGCCGAGCCCCTGAAGGAAAAGCTCCACGCCCGCGACGTGGCGGAGGCTGTCCTTTTCCTCGTCTCGCCCGCCGCGGCCACCATCTCGGGCGCCGTGCTCGACGTGTGGGGCGGAACGTCCGTCGCGATTCGAACGTAG